The Microbacterium sp. SORGH_AS_0862 genome has a segment encoding these proteins:
- a CDS encoding WXG100 family type VII secretion target, with product MSLSFDPGRHAEMVDVLARAASSLEDVLGELEGEVSILRGNWSGAALDAYDRAQREWAESLRSLNGALRSAVSAAQSTGETLAQADRDAVRLWS from the coding sequence ATGAGCCTCTCCTTCGATCCCGGCCGGCATGCCGAAATGGTCGATGTGCTCGCGCGGGCGGCGAGCTCGCTTGAAGATGTCCTTGGGGAACTCGAGGGTGAGGTCTCGATCCTTCGCGGGAACTGGAGTGGGGCGGCTCTAGACGCGTACGACCGCGCGCAACGTGAATGGGCTGAGTCGCTCAGGTCGCTGAATGGTGCCCTGAGATCGGCAGTGAGCGCTGCCCAGTCCACCGGTGAGACGCTCGCGCAGGCTGATCGTGATGCTGTGCGTCTGTGGAGTTGA
- a CDS encoding alpha/beta hydrolase: protein MAELGQTFDPRQLIPGSPESVEDLAATWQRRASLAEETGVSLRRFPAPEGWTGNSADAFESRVQSVGSRWILLSDVYGAAVQALIGYASVLRWAQLQAETAIDAWEEGQAATDAKLSVPFPNGGRGEAIQAGAPDKARAQQILADARARVAAAGDSAAASLREAAKEPQLGEDVWDALGKVTSTPDEALVLLSGLTAAEMTTVLALRPEIANLVAQAGAAGVNRWWNAFGDPQREALINLIPAVIGNLEGVSYTDRNTANKLYLDDQLAAAKKDLETAQENRPPVGERIGVKEYYDRLQELQTRVDALTDVNRASELPDRFLVSLTGDTPPLAAIAIGNPDGAANITFTVPGMGAQTTNMSEWAQSAQNLQYEQAFVDPSRTHSVIAWIGYETPPMGGEQVMFNGLAEAGATRLESSIVGVQATRGDATVNVAGHSYGTTTSSIALTEIARPVDTYVTMGSAGLPIQINEAADVNADRVFAGQATNSPAILPGTGDAWAWFGRLSWEHPVNPVDAGFGAEVFSVDGSDGLKGVNDHATHTSGGTGYLDSGTESLRNIALATTGQGDSITPEEPAANRPPGVRGRG, encoded by the coding sequence ATGGCAGAACTCGGTCAGACATTCGATCCGCGGCAACTGATTCCGGGTTCGCCCGAGAGCGTCGAAGATCTCGCGGCGACGTGGCAGCGGCGAGCGTCTTTAGCGGAGGAGACTGGTGTGTCTCTTCGACGCTTCCCCGCTCCTGAGGGCTGGACGGGGAATAGCGCAGACGCGTTCGAGTCGCGGGTTCAGTCGGTCGGCTCTCGATGGATTCTGCTCTCCGACGTGTACGGCGCGGCGGTACAGGCGCTCATCGGGTATGCATCCGTACTCCGCTGGGCGCAACTCCAAGCGGAGACCGCCATTGACGCGTGGGAGGAAGGGCAAGCGGCGACGGACGCCAAGCTCTCTGTACCGTTCCCGAACGGCGGACGTGGCGAGGCAATCCAAGCAGGCGCCCCCGACAAGGCGCGCGCCCAGCAGATCCTCGCCGATGCCCGCGCGCGCGTCGCCGCCGCGGGTGACAGCGCGGCCGCAAGCCTTCGTGAGGCCGCCAAAGAGCCCCAGCTCGGAGAAGACGTCTGGGATGCGCTTGGCAAGGTCACATCGACTCCCGATGAGGCACTCGTGCTGCTGTCGGGATTGACCGCCGCGGAGATGACGACGGTGCTCGCGCTGCGTCCAGAGATCGCCAACCTCGTTGCTCAGGCCGGAGCTGCTGGAGTCAACAGGTGGTGGAACGCCTTCGGTGATCCGCAGCGCGAAGCGCTCATCAACTTGATTCCGGCGGTCATCGGCAATCTCGAGGGCGTCAGCTACACCGACCGGAACACGGCGAACAAGCTTTATCTGGACGATCAACTCGCCGCAGCGAAGAAGGATCTGGAGACGGCTCAGGAGAATCGCCCGCCGGTCGGTGAACGTATCGGCGTCAAGGAGTATTACGACCGCCTTCAGGAGCTGCAGACTCGCGTTGATGCACTGACGGATGTCAATCGAGCCTCCGAGCTTCCGGATCGTTTCTTGGTATCGCTCACGGGTGATACCCCGCCCCTCGCCGCGATCGCCATCGGCAATCCGGACGGTGCGGCGAACATCACCTTCACTGTCCCGGGAATGGGTGCCCAAACGACGAACATGAGCGAGTGGGCGCAGTCGGCACAGAACCTGCAATACGAGCAGGCCTTCGTCGACCCTTCGCGCACTCACTCGGTCATCGCCTGGATTGGATATGAGACTCCGCCGATGGGTGGCGAGCAAGTGATGTTCAACGGCCTCGCGGAAGCTGGCGCAACTCGGTTGGAGTCCAGCATCGTCGGAGTGCAGGCCACGCGCGGCGACGCAACGGTGAACGTTGCTGGCCATTCGTACGGTACGACGACGTCCTCTATCGCGCTCACGGAGATCGCCCGTCCGGTCGATACGTACGTGACGATGGGATCGGCTGGGTTGCCGATTCAGATCAATGAAGCAGCCGACGTCAACGCGGACCGGGTGTTCGCGGGTCAGGCAACGAACTCACCGGCCATCCTCCCCGGTACTGGCGACGCATGGGCGTGGTTCGGTCGCTTGAGTTGGGAGCATCCGGTGAACCCCGTCGACGCTGGTTTCGGCGCAGAGGTCTTCAGCGTTGACGGTAGCGACGGTCTCAAGGGAGTCAACGATCACGCCACGCACACCTCTGGCGGCACCGGCTATCTTGACTCTGGTACCGAGTCCCTGCGCAACATTGCGCTGGCGACCACGGGACAAGGCGATTCGATCACGCCCGAGGAACCCGCCGCGAACCGGCCGCCGGGAGTAAGAGGACGAGGATAG
- a CDS encoding type VII secretion target, with protein sequence MSAYTVDPDALRAASTSVEQLADSVAAAPTGTCVDAGHDALASAISEFEQQTSSSWRARRQTTVAVAQGLRRTATIFESADDDAASSTQRVNPGMF encoded by the coding sequence ATGTCCGCGTACACCGTCGATCCAGATGCGCTTCGCGCTGCGTCGACGTCGGTGGAGCAGCTGGCGGACAGCGTTGCAGCGGCGCCCACGGGGACCTGTGTGGATGCCGGTCATGATGCGCTGGCGTCTGCGATTTCCGAGTTCGAACAGCAGACTTCGTCGAGTTGGAGAGCGCGCCGACAGACCACGGTCGCTGTTGCACAGGGTTTGAGGCGCACTGCGACGATCTTCGAGAGCGCCGACGACGACGCCGCGAGCTCTACTCAGCGCGTCAATCCGGGGATGTTCTGA